In one window of Juglans regia cultivar Chandler chromosome 3, Walnut 2.0, whole genome shotgun sequence DNA:
- the LOC109002524 gene encoding uncharacterized protein LOC109002524, with amino-acid sequence MVRDSYSSGMEVGVNNMSMKPAWLEGLMAETFFGGCGVHENRRKNEKNVFCLHCCVSICPHCLPSHRSHPLLQVRRYVYHDVVRLGDLEKLIDCSYIQPYTINSAKVIFLNQRPQSRSCKGSANICLTCDRILQEPFHFCSLSCKVDHKVYQGEDLSSILYRFDESDFAISQFEGLQMDGSEIIDDDGQITTSSILEEPLQYRSSSCSNEATSNSVISREPEMVKKKKKGHGLLPGIVLSLSSRRKGAPQRAPLS; translated from the exons atggtGAGAGATTCATACTCTTCAGGTATGGAAGTTGGGGTGAACAACATGAGCATGAAGCCTGCATGGCTAGAGGGTTTGATGGCTGAGACATTCTTTGGTGGCTGTGGGGTCCACGAGAATCGCAGGAAGAACGAGAAGAACGTTTTTTGCTTGCACTGTTGCGTTAGTATTTGCCCGCACTGCCTCCCTTCTCACCGCTCCCATCCTCTCCTCCAG GTGAGACGATATGTTTATCACGACGTGGTTCGATTGGGCGATCTTGAAAAGCTCATTGACTGCTCATACATTCAG CCCTACACTATAAACAGTGCAAAAGTGATATTCTTGAATCAGAGGCCACAGTCAAGGTCTTGCAAGGGCTCTGCCAACATATGCTTGACTTGTGACAGGATTCTCCAAGAGCCATTCCACTTCTGTTCACTCTCATGCAAG GTTGATCACAAGGTGTACCAGGGAGAAGATCTATCTAGCATTCTGTACAGGTTTGATGAATCGGATTTTGCAATTTCCCAGTTCGAGGGATTACAGATGGACGGATCAGAGATCATTGATGATGACGGCCAAATTACCACAAGCTCCATCCTAGAGGAACCATTGCAATACAGAAGCTCATCATGTTCCAACGAGGCCACGAGCAATTCTGTAATTTCTCGTGAACCTGAaatggtgaagaagaagaaaaaaggacaCGGCTTGCTCCCTGGGAtcgttctctctctcagtaGCAGGAGAAAGGGAGCTCCTCAGAGGGCTCCTCTTTCTTAG